tttcaaCAACTCCATAGTTTGACCTTGAGTCAGCTGAACGCGGGCGACCGGATAAATTACTTGGTCTCCAGTCATGCTCGTGAAGCATGTGCCTATAACCACTAGTATTTGGAAGtccatttatttgcttttgttgcCCTGCTGTTCTGACAGCTTTGCTAGGGTTGCCAGTCTCTTGCTCCTTTGCTGCAGATAATTTGGGATTTGAAACACAAGAGGTATTTATGGTTTCTGTCCCTGCAGAGTCACGCAGTGGGCTGCAGGGTTTGTGATCTTCTGATGCTGCTTGAGGCACCTGGTTTGCTTGCAAAGCATTGTTACATTTATCTGTGTGAAATACAGTTCGGTTAAACTCATCAATCTTTGCTGCTaaagtttcatttctttggGTCTTTCCTGGAGTATACCTAGAATCTTCCAAAACGTCATTGTGCAGGGTAGCAGGGGCATAAACCCCATTACTGTAATAAGGGCTGCTGTGAGACCTGGGATTTTGTTTCTGGTGCATCTTGTTGTTTTGGGCCACATTTCCATCTGAACAACTCTTCTGGGCTGACAGTGGGGAAGGTTCACTTCTATTGTCTTTTCCAAGTTTGCCCACATCATATGCCCATGTGTTGTGGCAGAAACTCGTTGGCACACTGCACTCATTTTTGGTTACAGGTATTGCAGCAGTTGCTATCACGGGACCTTTCACAGCCTGCCCTTCACTTGCAAAGGCTTCTGCGGTTTCATTCTGGTTTATAGGTGAAGGATTCATCAGTTTTCCTCCACTCCTACAGTCCTGAGtcttgcaattgcttttgaTGCCTGTATCTCTTATTGATGCTTCAGAAAGCTGTACAAGTGCAGAAAGTGAGTTTGTTAGGTGCCGAGAAGTGCTCCGTGGAGGAACTGGTGGAGCTTCTTTCTTTTGCCAAGATCTGAAGTCTGTTTGTTTATCACCAGTAAGACCACCATAAGACATATCCTTCAAAGCCTTCGTGGAGCTCATCAGATTCTTCCTATTATTATGTTCCTCTGTTTCAAAAGCAACtgaattctgtgattcattgCTGGACACATGGTTCATCTCAGGCAGAATAACTGTATTTTGGGTTTCCTGAAATTCCCCCAGGAAAGGAAGTGACTTCattctggaaataaaaggagAGGTGTTTTAGGGATGAGCAATAAGGTTATTCTCCCAGGGGACCTCAGCATGGATTAATTCTCCCTGTGAGAAATTGGTTTAACTTAAAGATCTGGGAGCAGTTTTACTGCAGCTGATACACCCAGCATTGTATTTGAAACATACctgaagaatttaaagaaaGCTCAACAAAAGGAATCTTGTattcctttatcttttttttttttctgaaccttTATAGGTGATTGCTTGTTTTCTTACCTATCCTACAGTAGGAACAGTGGAACCTTGTGAGTTCTAATGACTTCAGTGAGAGTCTACCTGACTATGAACTGAATAAAGAAAGCTCTGGACCATAGTGCATCCTTTGTATA
This window of the Melopsittacus undulatus isolate bMelUnd1 chromosome 3, bMelUnd1.mat.Z, whole genome shotgun sequence genome carries:
- the KIAA0408 gene encoding uncharacterized protein KIAA0408 homolog, which codes for MDLSKQLENTERNWNKEKMELLERFDNERKEWECQWKVMQKKIEELYQEVKLRRESNMNIHDNNTIQSKMLQLSLHSPTLEESDTVELNYQHNVANDRMEKGSLLSKTGHECKEPRAKSRSSTLLTDNLAFENCHKPEDSLSIKTSKKNAKNHIGDLNVALKELARVSEELCSYQEEIRKKSNHRRMKSLPFLGEFQETQNTVILPEMNHVSSNESQNSVAFETEEHNNRKNLMSSTKALKDMSYGGLTGDKQTDFRSWQKKEAPPVPPRSTSRHLTNSLSALVQLSEASIRDTGIKSNCKTQDCRSGGKLMNPSPINQNETAEAFASEGQAVKGPVIATAAIPVTKNECSVPTSFCHNTWAYDVGKLGKDNRSEPSPLSAQKSCSDGNVAQNNKMHQKQNPRSHSSPYYSNGVYAPATLHNDVLEDSRYTPGKTQRNETLAAKIDEFNRTVFHTDKCNNALQANQVPQAASEDHKPCSPLRDSAGTETINTSCVSNPKLSAAKEQETGNPSKAVRTAGQQKQINGLPNTSGYRHMLHEHDWRPSNLSGRPRSADSRSNYGVVEKLLKNYEKSTVTSPCSAKCCKEQWTQANSEFTGGDCETLSQYLEILQIEQGKQEFPRNSARHIGQQVKQGKERQKLREISVPAKCSSGKGFSRPARPANRRLPSRWASRSPSAPPAVRRTTYNCSISFRSETSVV